A genomic region of Mesorhizobium sp. NZP2077 contains the following coding sequences:
- the gltA gene encoding citrate synthase, translated as MTEAAKKLDVGGANQEAIATLEFAGKTHEFKVRSGSVGPDVIDIASLYSTTGAFTYDPGFTSTASCESEITFIDGDAGILLHRGYPIDQLAEHGDFLEVCYLLLYGELPTKAQKDDFDYRVTRHTMVHEQMSRFFTGFRRDAHPMAVMCGVVGALSAFYHDSTDISDPYQRMVASMRLIAKMPTIAAMAYKYHIGQPFIYPKNDLGFAANFLHMCFAVPCEEYKINPVLARAMERIFILHADHEQNASTSTVRLAGSSGANPFACIAAGIACLWGPAHGGANEAALNMLGEIGHVDHIPEFIARAKDKNDPFRLMGFGHRVYKNYDPRAKIMQKTAHEVLGELGIKDDPLLDIAMELEKIALTDPYFIEKKLYPNVDFYSGITLKALGFPTTMFTVLFAVARTVGWIAQWKEMIEDPRQKIGRPRQLYTGAPERDYVPIAKR; from the coding sequence ATGACCGAAGCTGCGAAGAAACTGGATGTGGGCGGCGCGAACCAAGAGGCTATCGCAACGCTTGAATTCGCCGGCAAGACCCATGAATTCAAGGTGCGAAGCGGCTCCGTTGGACCCGACGTCATCGACATCGCCTCGCTCTACAGCACGACCGGCGCCTTCACCTACGATCCCGGCTTCACCTCGACCGCAAGCTGCGAGTCCGAAATCACCTTCATCGACGGCGATGCCGGTATTCTTCTCCACCGCGGCTATCCGATCGACCAGCTGGCCGAACATGGCGACTTCCTGGAAGTCTGCTATCTCCTGCTCTATGGCGAACTGCCGACCAAGGCGCAGAAGGACGACTTCGACTATCGCGTGACGCGCCACACAATGGTGCACGAGCAGATGTCGCGGTTCTTCACCGGCTTCCGCCGCGATGCGCACCCGATGGCGGTGATGTGCGGCGTGGTCGGCGCGCTATCGGCCTTCTATCACGACTCCACCGACATTTCCGATCCTTACCAGCGCATGGTTGCTTCCATGCGGCTGATCGCCAAGATGCCGACGATCGCGGCCATGGCCTACAAGTACCACATCGGCCAGCCCTTCATTTACCCCAAGAACGATCTCGGTTTCGCGGCAAACTTCCTGCATATGTGCTTTGCCGTGCCGTGCGAGGAGTACAAGATCAACCCGGTGCTGGCGCGCGCCATGGAGCGCATCTTCATCCTGCATGCCGATCACGAGCAGAACGCCTCGACCTCAACGGTTCGTCTCGCCGGCTCCTCGGGCGCCAACCCGTTCGCCTGCATCGCCGCCGGCATCGCTTGCCTGTGGGGCCCGGCCCATGGCGGCGCCAATGAAGCCGCGCTCAACATGCTGGGCGAGATCGGCCATGTCGATCACATCCCGGAGTTCATCGCCCGCGCCAAGGATAAGAACGATCCGTTCCGGCTGATGGGCTTTGGCCACCGCGTCTATAAGAACTACGATCCGCGTGCGAAAATCATGCAGAAGACGGCGCACGAGGTGCTGGGCGAGCTCGGCATCAAGGACGATCCGTTGCTCGACATCGCGATGGAGCTGGAAAAGATCGCGCTGACCGATCCCTATTTCATCGAGAAGAAGCTCTATCCGAATGTCGACTTCTACTCCGGCATCACGCTGAAGGCGTTGGGCTTCCCCACCACCATGTTCACCGTGCTGTTCGCGGTCGCCCGCACCGTCGGCTGGATCGCGCAGTGGAAGGAGATGATCGAGGATCCGCGCCAGAAGATCGGCCGCCCGCGCCAGCTCTACACCGGTGCTCCCGAGCGTGACTACGTGCCGATCGCCAAGCGCTGA
- the gltX gene encoding glutamate--tRNA ligase, protein MSDKVVTRFAPSPTGYLHIGGARTALFNWLYAKHTGGTMVLRIEDTDRERFNEAATQAILDGLTWLGLTWDGEAISQFERAPRHREVAEELVRLGKAYYSYETPAELEAIREAARAKGLPPRYNGQWRDRDPSEAPPGVKGAIRVKAPTEGETVVHDRVQGEVRFPNKDLDDFIILRSDGNPTYMHAVVVDDHDMGVTHIIRGDDHLTNAARQTVIYNAMGWDVPSMSHIPLIHGADGAKLSKRHGALGVEAYRAMGYLPEALLNYLARLGWSHGDDEIMSIKDMISWFDIGDVNKGAARFDFAKLEAINGAHMRRMADAELFDIFIATLPYLKGGPAIAARLDDRSKAQLLAALPGLKERAKTLVELVDGAAFLFATRPLPIDDKAALLLNDDARKILRGAHQALNALANGWTAAAAEAAIRDYALAGGHKLGAVAQPLRAALTGKSTSPGVFDVLAVLGREESLARIADQID, encoded by the coding sequence ATGTCCGACAAGGTCGTCACCCGTTTTGCTCCCTCGCCCACCGGCTATCTGCACATCGGCGGCGCGCGCACGGCGCTGTTCAACTGGCTGTACGCCAAGCACACCGGCGGCACGATGGTGCTGCGCATCGAGGATACCGACCGCGAACGCTTCAACGAGGCGGCTACCCAGGCCATTCTGGACGGGCTGACCTGGCTTGGGCTCACCTGGGACGGGGAGGCCATATCGCAGTTCGAGCGCGCCCCGCGCCACCGCGAGGTCGCCGAGGAACTCGTGCGCCTGGGCAAGGCCTACTACAGCTACGAGACGCCTGCCGAGTTGGAGGCCATACGCGAGGCGGCCCGAGCCAAGGGTCTGCCGCCGCGTTACAACGGCCAGTGGCGCGATCGCGATCCATCCGAGGCACCGCCCGGCGTCAAGGGCGCCATCCGCGTCAAGGCGCCCACCGAAGGCGAAACGGTCGTGCACGATCGCGTCCAGGGCGAGGTACGCTTCCCCAACAAGGATCTCGACGATTTCATCATCCTGCGTTCGGACGGCAACCCGACCTACATGCATGCCGTCGTCGTCGACGACCACGACATGGGTGTCACCCACATCATCCGCGGCGACGACCACCTGACCAACGCCGCCCGCCAGACCGTGATCTACAACGCCATGGGCTGGGATGTGCCGTCGATGTCGCACATCCCGCTGATCCATGGCGCCGACGGTGCCAAGCTGTCGAAGCGCCATGGCGCGCTCGGCGTCGAGGCCTATCGCGCCATGGGCTACCTGCCGGAGGCATTGCTCAACTATCTGGCGCGCCTCGGCTGGAGCCATGGCGATGACGAGATAATGTCGATCAAGGACATGATCTCCTGGTTCGACATCGGCGACGTCAACAAGGGCGCGGCCCGCTTCGACTTCGCCAAGCTGGAGGCGATCAACGGCGCGCATATGCGCCGCATGGCCGATGCCGAACTGTTCGACATCTTCATCGCCACCTTGCCCTACCTCAAGGGTGGCCCGGCGATCGCCGCGCGCCTCGACGACAGGAGCAAGGCGCAGTTGCTGGCAGCCCTTCCGGGCCTGAAGGAGCGCGCCAAGACGCTGGTCGAGCTTGTCGACGGCGCCGCTTTCCTGTTTGCCACGCGCCCTCTCCCGATCGACGACAAGGCGGCACTCCTGCTCAATGACGATGCCCGCAAGATCCTGCGTGGCGCTCACCAAGCTTTGAACGCGCTTGCAAATGGCTGGACGGCTGCCGCGGCAGAAGCCGCGATCCGCGACTATGCGCTGGCGGGAGGCCACAAGCTTGGCGCAGTGGCCCAGCCGTTGCGGGCCGCGCTGACCGGCAAAAGCACCTCGCCGGGCGTATTCGACGTGCTTGCCGTGCTTGGGCGCGAGGAAAGCCTGGCGCGCATAGCGGATCAAATCGATTAG
- a CDS encoding ComEC/Rec2 family competence protein translates to MARRGRGLDQGEDAVAGVSERSLFATPLATPPPPSPLVPGSSKPALPANVPAPTPPIETGRIVRVRRQLGRISLPRLRHSVAIAAELELDRGIAFLLVPVCLAAGAIGYYSLAVEPDFAKPVAVVVLVANCALVSRSWPKTHLGFMAALLCALGLLAAKVETWRVGTQMLGSEISTQLTGRVVSLEQMETGRIRLTIDVTSTARPKLRYAPERVRLSARSIPAEMTAGSLVTGYAKLLPPTGPVRPDSYDFSFDSYFAGIGGSGFFLGNPTVVSADDGEMPLSARLSSGIENAREAIADHIRATVGGAEGEIAAALIVGVRAGIPDEINEAMRRTGIYHIISISGLHMALVAGTIMGLLRGAFALFPDFSARRPVKKYAAAAALVSIAAYLVISGVVVAAERSFIMLAVMLIAVLFDRAALTMRNLAISAIAVIVVSPHEVVGPSFQMSFAATAALVGAYAGWADHRAGKARPPPPKRSLPSVLTRRFLLATGGLAMTSIIAGSATALFAIWHFQRVSPLSLFANLAVMPIVSAVMFLAVASALLMPFGLDAPALYLMGKGLTAMIAISAWISERSPVDAVGLISQQSVLLVTVALVIATMATTWLRLAALPFALAGLLTVSDTRTPDVLISEDARLVALPIGGGELAVSRARPNEFTVDNWKRALTSETIVVPEMFSKADGLFDIADAVNLPPGAPFYCTDGVCLARHPSGAIIAHVEDRKDTWKACGFADLIVVNDATGYDSCHNSLVLVVTKRQLARKGSAAVFFDRQSATGPPIISFAVDGPYRPWHAQRKYSREARGLAPWRKPEKPAAPAQ, encoded by the coding sequence ATGGCTAGACGAGGCCGGGGCTTGGATCAGGGCGAGGACGCTGTTGCCGGCGTCAGCGAACGATCCCTGTTTGCGACGCCTCTGGCGACCCCACCGCCGCCGTCGCCACTTGTGCCGGGCTCCAGTAAGCCAGCTTTGCCGGCGAATGTTCCAGCGCCAACTCCGCCCATCGAAACAGGCAGGATTGTGCGTGTGCGCCGGCAACTGGGCCGGATTTCACTGCCTCGTCTGCGCCACAGCGTGGCCATCGCGGCGGAGCTGGAGCTTGACCGGGGCATCGCCTTCTTGCTGGTGCCGGTGTGTCTGGCCGCCGGGGCGATCGGCTATTATTCGCTGGCAGTGGAGCCTGATTTCGCAAAGCCTGTCGCGGTCGTCGTGCTGGTGGCGAACTGCGCGCTTGTTTCGCGCTCCTGGCCGAAAACCCATCTGGGCTTCATGGCGGCATTGTTGTGCGCGCTTGGCCTGCTCGCCGCCAAGGTCGAGACATGGCGAGTAGGCACGCAGATGCTGGGCTCGGAAATCTCGACGCAACTGACCGGCCGCGTCGTCTCACTGGAGCAGATGGAGACTGGCCGCATCCGTCTGACCATCGACGTGACCTCGACCGCTCGCCCGAAACTGCGCTATGCGCCGGAAAGGGTCCGGCTTTCGGCGCGAAGCATCCCGGCGGAAATGACTGCCGGCTCCCTGGTCACCGGCTACGCCAAACTGTTGCCGCCGACTGGCCCGGTGCGGCCGGACAGCTATGATTTCTCCTTCGACAGCTATTTCGCCGGCATCGGCGGCAGCGGGTTCTTCCTCGGCAATCCAACAGTCGTCTCCGCTGATGACGGTGAGATGCCGCTGTCGGCCCGCCTTTCCTCCGGGATAGAAAATGCCCGTGAAGCCATCGCCGACCACATCAGGGCCACGGTCGGCGGTGCTGAAGGTGAGATCGCGGCAGCGCTCATTGTTGGTGTCCGAGCGGGCATCCCCGACGAAATCAACGAAGCGATGCGGCGCACCGGCATCTATCACATCATCTCGATTTCCGGGCTGCATATGGCGCTGGTCGCCGGCACCATCATGGGTCTGCTGCGCGGCGCCTTCGCGCTGTTTCCGGATTTTTCCGCGCGGCGGCCGGTGAAGAAATACGCGGCTGCCGCGGCACTTGTCTCGATCGCCGCCTATCTCGTCATTTCCGGCGTCGTCGTTGCCGCCGAGCGCAGCTTCATCATGCTGGCGGTGATGCTGATTGCCGTCCTGTTCGATCGCGCGGCGCTGACCATGCGCAATCTGGCGATCTCGGCGATCGCCGTCATCGTGGTTTCGCCGCATGAGGTGGTCGGCCCGAGCTTCCAGATGTCGTTTGCCGCAACGGCCGCACTGGTCGGCGCCTACGCCGGCTGGGCGGATCACCGTGCGGGAAAGGCAAGACCGCCACCGCCAAAGCGGTCCCTGCCAAGCGTTCTCACGCGACGATTCCTGCTGGCGACGGGTGGCTTGGCCATGACTTCGATCATCGCCGGCAGCGCCACGGCGCTATTTGCCATCTGGCATTTCCAGCGGGTGTCGCCGCTCAGCCTGTTCGCCAATCTGGCCGTCATGCCGATCGTGTCAGCGGTGATGTTCCTGGCCGTTGCCAGCGCGTTGCTGATGCCGTTCGGATTGGATGCGCCAGCCCTCTACCTGATGGGCAAGGGCCTGACGGCAATGATCGCCATCTCGGCGTGGATATCGGAACGCTCGCCGGTCGACGCGGTCGGGCTCATTTCGCAGCAATCCGTCCTGCTGGTGACCGTCGCCCTGGTCATCGCGACGATGGCGACGACATGGCTGCGGCTCGCAGCACTGCCATTCGCGCTTGCCGGTCTGCTGACGGTGTCGGATACGCGCACACCGGATGTGCTGATCTCTGAGGACGCGCGGCTGGTCGCCCTGCCGATCGGCGGCGGCGAACTCGCGGTCAGCCGGGCTCGCCCGAACGAGTTCACCGTCGACAATTGGAAACGCGCGCTGACATCCGAAACCATCGTCGTGCCGGAGATGTTCAGCAAGGCGGATGGGCTATTCGACATTGCCGATGCCGTCAATCTGCCACCGGGAGCGCCATTCTATTGCACGGACGGCGTTTGTCTCGCCCGGCACCCGTCCGGCGCGATCATCGCGCATGTCGAAGACCGCAAGGACACCTGGAAGGCCTGCGGTTTCGCAGACCTGATCGTCGTCAATGACGCGACGGGATATGATTCCTGCCACAACTCGCTGGTTCTCGTCGTCACCAAACGGCAGCTCGCCCGCAAGGGCAGTGCTGCCGTCTTCTTCGACCGCCAATCAGCGACAGGTCCTCCAATTATCAGCTTCGCGGTGGAC